One Spiroplasma endosymbiont of Cantharis nigra DNA segment encodes these proteins:
- a CDS encoding folate family ECF transporter S component: protein MSLYLYTNIAAIFLVLGILLCALALENFTFKKISLKHLTVISLFSACSAVLTGFTYNFPPIFGNIHIALGDWIIFLIGLLFGPLCGVISAICTDTLMAIVMPSSYGYHGGYMFGKCVLAFFGSLVFLTRSQNKILLKVIILYSVAYIFQSLILNQIWMMSWKGNAAWVDFAAKLIKLPITLPIYISFTYLTFLPIRKMLKNWNTEFVWCFKTEYLLKNLDY, encoded by the coding sequence ATGTCTTTATACTTATATACAAATATTGCAGCGATATTTCTTGTCCTTGGCATTCTATTGTGTGCTTTGGCATTAGAAAATTTCACTTTCAAAAAAATTAGTTTAAAGCACTTAACTGTAATTTCATTATTTTCAGCTTGTAGTGCCGTATTAACTGGTTTCACTTATAATTTTCCACCAATTTTTGGAAATATTCATATTGCTTTAGGGGATTGAATTATCTTTCTAATAGGTCTATTATTTGGTCCATTATGTGGAGTTATCTCTGCAATTTGTACAGATACCTTAATGGCAATTGTTATGCCAAGTAGTTATGGTTATCATGGTGGTTATATGTTTGGTAAATGTGTTTTAGCATTTTTTGGATCTCTTGTTTTCTTAACAAGATCACAAAATAAAATATTATTAAAAGTAATAATATTATATTCAGTAGCATATATTTTTCAAAGTTTAATATTAAATCAAATTTGAATGATGTCTTGAAAAGGAAATGCTGCTTGGGTTGATTTTGCAGCTAAATTAATTAAGTTGCCAATAACTTTACCAATTTATATCTCCTTTACTTATTTAACATTTTTACCTATAAGAAAAATGTTAAAAAATTGAAATACTGAGTTTGTATGGTGTTTTAAAACGGAATATTTATTAAAAAATCTAGATTACTAA
- the secG gene encoding preprotein translocase subunit SecG, which translates to MNLLAGTASQQTLANQIILGFEILGLIVSVLMIIVGLVQNKSSQTGLSALNGGNDELFSNSKERGMDKTTSIWMFSLGITLFIITIVMGIISNTVLS; encoded by the coding sequence ATGAATTTACTTGCCGGAACAGCGTCACAACAGACACTAGCAAATCAAATAATTTTAGGTTTTGAAATTCTTGGATTAATTGTCTCAGTATTAATGATAATTGTTGGTTTAGTACAGAACAAAAGCTCGCAAACTGGATTAAGTGCATTAAATGGTGGTAATGATGAATTATTCTCAAACTCCAAAGAGAGAGGTATGGATAAGACAACATCAATTTGGATGTTCAGCTTAGGAATTACACTATTTATAATTACAATTGTAATGGGAATTATTTCAAACACTGTTCTAAGTTAA
- the whiA gene encoding DNA-binding protein WhiA: MSFAMEVKEEILNHTFTNEQKIMLLSGFIKYNGEIIYANSGVALRLTSNSNNIIRHIFSFLKTIYNGKIEISIIQVQKLRNSKSYQLTLTENVIEFLSENDIFLPELANKIIEINLEKYIKKTWEGLTRAYISGLFIAIGSVNSPETTNYHLELQFKENESAQYIRKVLKKYHFNFKTTNKRNKIVCYIKKSIAVSDFLKFIDAPISVMKFENTRINRDVSNNINRMINIDIYNQQKSSETGLKQIEEINKIIKNNLLLELSPKAQLLSEIRLENPDASFSELEVLMNDKNISITKSGISNLFRMINKLANTIGE, from the coding sequence ATGTCTTTTGCAATGGAAGTTAAAGAAGAAATTTTGAACCACACTTTTACAAATGAGCAAAAGATTATGTTACTCTCTGGTTTTATAAAATATAATGGTGAAATTATATATGCAAATAGTGGAGTTGCTTTAAGACTTACAAGTAATAGTAATAATATTATTAGACATATATTTTCATTTTTGAAAACAATATATAATGGAAAAATTGAGATATCAATTATACAAGTTCAAAAACTTAGAAATAGTAAAAGTTATCAACTTACGTTAACTGAAAATGTCATTGAATTTTTATCAGAAAATGATATATTTCTTCCAGAGTTAGCAAATAAAATAATTGAAATTAATTTAGAAAAATATATTAAAAAAACTTGAGAAGGATTAACACGAGCCTATATTTCTGGACTATTTATAGCTATTGGAAGTGTTAATTCTCCTGAAACTACAAATTATCATTTAGAGTTACAATTTAAAGAAAATGAATCAGCTCAATATATTAGAAAAGTTTTAAAGAAATACCACTTTAACTTTAAAACTACAAATAAAAGAAATAAAATAGTTTGCTATATTAAAAAATCTATAGCTGTTTCTGATTTCCTAAAATTTATAGATGCTCCAATTTCTGTTATGAAATTTGAAAACACAAGAATTAATAGAGATGTTAGCAACAATATAAATAGAATGATAAATATAGATATCTATAATCAGCAGAAATCGTCAGAGACTGGATTAAAGCAGATAGAAGAGATTAACAAGATTATAAAAAATAATCTTCTTTTGGAATTATCGCCTAAAGCTCAGTTACTGTCAGAAATAAGATTAGAGAATCCAGACGCATCATTTTCAGAATTGGAAGTCTTAATGAACGATAAAAATATATCAATAACAAAATCTGGAATAAGCAATTTGTTTAGAATGATAAATAAATTGGCAAATACAATTGGAGAATAA
- a CDS encoding rhodanese-like domain-containing protein: MQWLEYVFKFLEKIFRKNAFKSKYKTKNMKSLNNILKSKKWQVIDIRNSISYNQNHLKGSINIPLLTFNLKYFKILDKKNKILIIDEDSRSHLSIYKSLKAKGFKSYILYEGYKNIKNNADFDKLTKVIVY; encoded by the coding sequence ATGCAATGACTAGAATATGTATTTAAATTTTTAGAAAAAATTTTTAGAAAAAATGCTTTTAAATCTAAATATAAAACAAAGAATATGAAAAGTCTCAATAATATTTTAAAGAGTAAAAAGTGACAAGTAATTGATATTAGAAATAGCATTTCATATAACCAAAATCACCTTAAAGGATCTATAAATATTCCTCTACTTACTTTTAATTTAAAGTATTTTAAAATATTAGACAAAAAAAATAAGATACTGATTATTGATGAAGACTCTAGAAGTCATTTATCTATTTATAAGAGTTTAAAAGCAAAGGGCTTTAAATCATACATTTTGTATGAAGGTTACAAAAATATTAAGAATAATGCAGATTTTGATAAATTAACTAAAGTTATTGTTTATTAA
- the trxB gene encoding thioredoxin-disulfide reductase gives MKNHINVDYDLIIAGAGPAGLSAAIYAGRAGLNVLVLEKEAPGGKVIKTGEIENYPGFTNIQGPDLAMHFFEQATAMGAKFEFSGLKDFEKKESFNITLENGKTLTSKALVIATGTKENLLGVPGEIELYGKGVSYCAVCDGSFYKEMPVAVVGGGYSAIEEAIFLTRFVSKVYLIHRSKKFRVDNKTLEKAKSNEKIVFILDSIVESIEGSEKVSLIKIKNILENTTSKIDVNAIFPFIGHYPVTSFVKQIQILNEEKHIIGDERMKTKIEGLFVAGDVRNTPFRQIATATSDGAIAGQNAVNYIENLD, from the coding sequence ATGAAAAATCATATTAATGTTGATTATGATTTGATAATAGCAGGTGCAGGACCTGCTGGTTTGAGTGCAGCAATATATGCTGGTAGAGCAGGTTTAAATGTACTAGTTTTAGAAAAAGAAGCACCTGGAGGTAAGGTTATTAAAACTGGAGAAATTGAAAATTACCCAGGGTTTACAAATATTCAAGGACCAGATTTAGCTATGCACTTTTTTGAGCAAGCAACAGCAATGGGGGCAAAATTTGAGTTCTCTGGTTTAAAAGATTTTGAAAAAAAAGAATCCTTTAATATAACATTAGAAAATGGAAAAACTTTAACTTCAAAAGCTTTAGTAATTGCTACTGGAACAAAGGAGAATTTATTAGGGGTTCCAGGAGAAATTGAGCTTTATGGTAAGGGAGTTTCTTATTGCGCTGTTTGTGATGGAAGTTTTTATAAAGAAATGCCTGTGGCAGTTGTTGGTGGAGGTTATAGTGCAATTGAAGAGGCTATATTTTTAACAAGATTTGTTTCAAAAGTATATTTAATTCATAGAAGTAAAAAATTTAGAGTGGATAATAAAACATTGGAAAAGGCTAAATCTAATGAAAAAATAGTATTTATTTTGGATTCGATTGTTGAAAGTATTGAAGGTAGTGAGAAAGTGTCACTAATTAAAATCAAAAATATTTTAGAAAATACTACATCAAAAATTGATGTAAATGCTATTTTTCCATTTATTGGACATTATCCAGTTACAAGTTTTGTAAAACAAATTCAGATATTAAATGAGGAAAAACACATTATTGGTGATGAAAGAATGAAAACTAAAATAGAGGGTCTATTTGTGGCTGGAGATGTTAGAAATACACCATTTAGACAAATTGCAACAGCTACCTCTGATGGAGCAATTGCGGGTCAAAATGCTGTAAATTATATTGAAAATCTTGATTAA
- the hprK gene encoding HPr(Ser) kinase/phosphatase: MSKLYAKKIIEEFKLKVVSGQNKLENQIDVYGINRAGLELTGYFENGEKSHRIIVMSTKEYLYIMNFEEKERRLRYQKLFSRNIPLIILTDKFEDNLAIEVAKETDSLLVRTRTESTSDFTQNVLEFMDDYFAPVVEVHASCVNIFGKGVLLIGESGIGKSEITLDLVKTNHLFVGDDRIVITKKSNELYGKSHEILKNLVEVRGIGIVDVSQTNGYQVILEKTKIDLVIELTQFKKNGIDDSERLGTSFATYEILGVLVPYIKIPVSSGRNIPNIIEAAVAKLKIKQSGLYKDETEILSERAINFNND, translated from the coding sequence ATGAGTAAACTTTATGCAAAAAAAATAATTGAAGAATTTAAACTAAAAGTAGTTTCAGGTCAAAATAAGTTGGAAAATCAAATTGATGTGTATGGAATTAATAGAGCAGGTTTAGAACTAACTGGTTACTTTGAAAATGGAGAGAAGTCTCATAGAATAATTGTTATGTCTACAAAGGAATATTTGTATATTATGAACTTCGAAGAAAAAGAAAGAAGATTAAGATATCAGAAGCTTTTTTCAAGAAATATACCTTTGATAATTCTTACAGATAAATTTGAAGATAATTTAGCAATTGAGGTTGCTAAAGAAACAGACTCTTTACTTGTGAGAACTAGAACAGAATCAACAAGTGATTTTACTCAAAATGTTCTTGAATTTATGGATGACTATTTCGCACCTGTAGTTGAAGTGCATGCTTCTTGTGTAAATATCTTTGGTAAGGGCGTACTATTAATTGGAGAATCAGGAATAGGGAAATCAGAAATTACATTAGACTTAGTAAAAACAAATCACTTATTTGTAGGTGATGATAGAATAGTTATTACAAAAAAATCAAATGAATTATATGGTAAAAGCCATGAAATATTAAAAAATTTAGTTGAGGTTAGAGGAATTGGCATAGTGGATGTTTCACAAACAAATGGGTATCAAGTTATTTTAGAAAAAACAAAGATTGATCTTGTTATTGAATTAACACAATTTAAAAAAAATGGTATTGATGATTCAGAAAGATTAGGAACTTCTTTTGCAACATATGAAATATTAGGCGTTTTAGTTCCCTATATTAAAATTCCAGTTTCTTCAGGAAGAAATATTCCAAATATAATTGAAGCAGCAGTTGCTAAATTAAAAATTAAGCAAAGTGGACTTTATAAAGATGAGACTGAGATCCTAAGCGAAAGAGCAATTAATTTTAATAATGATTAA
- a CDS encoding bifunctional folylpolyglutamate synthase/dihydrofolate synthase, with product MISVEENLIPSEIIFKKNYNLKKLLEDIGNPQNSFNVINVVGTNGKGSTSQFIFNGLKTKFKKVGLFISPAFLNQNERIQYNGEMISDENLKRLLAENQKLIKKYELTFFEIWTLIAILYFYELKIDIAVIEAGIGGLKDSTNVFEKQLAVCVTSLGMDHQEVLGYTIEEIIYQKLTIAKQNVKIFLSADNIKYKKIIKKVNDNPKVFTKKIIDPIYFQSFNKGLAIELLNYLGITINSFEEAPLGRYSLLKKEPMFIIDGCHNYDGALKLSKQIKQINDLIILFGASEGKDYKKILDGLKKRDRKIYLTEFDHKKSWKINKREFADFTIVKDWKNFLKDNEHKNILVCGSLYFIPLIYKWKEEE from the coding sequence ATGATTAGTGTCGAAGAAAATTTAATACCTTCTGAAATAATTTTTAAAAAGAACTATAATTTAAAAAAATTATTAGAAGATATTGGTAATCCTCAAAATAGTTTTAATGTTATTAATGTTGTAGGAACAAATGGTAAAGGATCAACTTCACAATTTATTTTTAACGGTTTAAAAACCAAGTTTAAAAAAGTTGGTCTATTTATATCACCTGCCTTTTTAAATCAAAATGAAAGAATTCAATATAATGGTGAAATGATTTCTGATGAAAATTTAAAAAGGTTGCTAGCAGAAAATCAAAAGTTAATTAAAAAATATGAGTTAACTTTTTTTGAAATTTGAACTCTTATTGCAATTTTATATTTCTATGAATTAAAAATTGATATAGCTGTTATTGAAGCAGGAATTGGTGGCTTAAAAGATTCAACGAATGTTTTTGAAAAACAATTAGCAGTTTGTGTTACTTCTCTTGGTATGGATCATCAAGAAGTTTTGGGATATACAATTGAAGAAATTATTTATCAAAAATTAACTATTGCAAAACAAAATGTCAAAATATTTTTAAGTGCAGATAATATAAAATATAAAAAAATTATTAAAAAAGTAAATGATAATCCAAAGGTTTTCACAAAAAAAATTATTGATCCAATATATTTTCAAAGTTTCAATAAGGGATTAGCTATTGAACTACTTAATTATTTGGGTATTACAATAAACTCCTTTGAAGAAGCTCCACTTGGTAGGTATAGTTTATTAAAGAAAGAACCAATGTTTATTATAGATGGTTGTCATAATTATGATGGTGCTTTAAAACTATCTAAGCAAATAAAACAAATTAATGACCTTATAATTTTGTTTGGGGCAAGTGAAGGAAAAGACTATAAAAAAATATTGGATGGCTTAAAAAAAAGAGATAGAAAAATTTATTTAACAGAATTTGATCATAAAAAATCTTGAAAAATAAATAAGAGAGAGTTTGCAGATTTTACAATTGTTAAAGATTGAAAAAATTTTCTTAAAGATAATGAGCATAAAAATATATTAGTTTGTGGAAGTTTATACTTTATTCCATTAATATATAAATGAAAGGAGGAAGAGTAA
- a CDS encoding helix-turn-helix transcriptional regulator codes for MEKNIIKTFSKNMKRIRVDAKLTQEELSFTSELHRNYISDTERGKRNISLKSVEKIAKALNVEPIEFFRDVD; via the coding sequence ATGGAAAAAAACATTATAAAAACATTTAGTAAGAACATGAAAAGAATAAGGGTAGATGCAAAATTAACACAGGAAGAATTAAGCTTCACTTCAGAGCTACACAGAAATTATATTTCCGATACTGAAAGAGGTAAAAGAAATATATCATTAAAATCTGTTGAAAAAATAGCAAAAGCACTAAATGTAGAGCCAATTGAATTTTTTAGGGACGTAGATTAG
- a CDS encoding prolipoprotein diacylglyceryl transferase, with protein MINFLSNIIWENGEKIPYESDSLSFLYSLLVVAGVLSVIFVSAFKLYKRGIPLKDFMNGIYISLPVGIIGASIFGKLGSSGDQWKLYMLIFFWEPGMSFFGSMLCGGTAAFLWLWHKSRYTKISIYVYADCIVPNILLGQSIGRWGNLFNHEILGREVHDLNKINWLPDFIWHRLFYFKDLTTSSELETLQFREPLFLYESFATLLLWILITFVFANLWKLISKKPWKVDPENFPCKWNKTFKSIYEEDLKSYNTQTTIEYLKDKDGKLYLSTSWVWKKAYTLYEPPKDLVEKAQEKIDKRKILAIKAKQKYQSIVKKNNEEIEKQRIKLKSNKITKQDFYNFKNELKKNSKAELQKLKLEKNQLIVFVKRDSKELYGINNPNNYKIIHSGVLAGIYILGYTIIRLILDQLRNPYELTVKNNEVLNYLFLAGFLLLGLSVIIFAQFIAPKKWREEGWLYEKSY; from the coding sequence ATGATTAATTTTTTATCTAATATTATTTGAGAAAATGGAGAAAAGATTCCATATGAATCTGATTCACTATCATTTTTATATTCGCTTTTGGTTGTTGCTGGTGTTTTAAGTGTAATATTTGTTTCTGCTTTCAAATTATATAAAAGAGGAATTCCACTAAAAGATTTTATGAATGGAATATATATATCATTACCAGTGGGAATTATTGGAGCAAGTATATTTGGAAAATTAGGATCATCAGGAGATCAGTGAAAGTTATATATGTTAATTTTCTTTTGGGAACCTGGAATGAGTTTTTTTGGTTCGATGCTTTGTGGAGGAACTGCTGCATTTTTATGACTATGACATAAAAGTAGATATACTAAAATTTCAATTTATGTTTATGCAGATTGCATTGTTCCAAATATATTATTAGGTCAATCAATTGGAAGATGAGGTAACTTATTTAATCACGAAATATTAGGAAGAGAAGTACACGATTTAAATAAAATAAATTGATTACCAGACTTTATATGACATAGATTATTTTATTTCAAAGATTTAACTACATCTTCGGAATTGGAAACTCTTCAATTTCGTGAACCTCTATTTTTGTATGAATCTTTTGCAACATTACTTCTTTGAATTTTAATTACTTTTGTTTTTGCTAACTTGTGAAAATTAATTAGTAAAAAGCCATGAAAAGTTGATCCAGAAAACTTCCCATGCAAATGAAATAAAACTTTTAAGTCTATTTATGAAGAAGATTTAAAAAGTTATAATACACAAACTACTATTGAATATTTAAAAGATAAAGATGGTAAATTATATTTATCAACATCATGAGTTTGAAAAAAAGCTTATACATTGTATGAGCCTCCAAAAGATTTAGTTGAAAAAGCACAAGAAAAAATAGATAAAAGAAAAATATTAGCAATAAAGGCAAAACAAAAGTATCAGTCTATAGTTAAAAAAAATAATGAAGAAATTGAAAAGCAAAGAATTAAATTAAAAAGTAATAAAATAACTAAACAAGACTTTTATAATTTTAAAAATGAATTAAAGAAAAATAGTAAAGCTGAATTGCAGAAATTAAAATTAGAAAAAAATCAGCTTATAGTTTTTGTAAAAAGAGATTCCAAAGAACTTTATGGGATAAATAATCCAAATAATTATAAAATTATTCATAGTGGAGTATTAGCAGGAATATATATCTTAGGTTATACTATTATAAGACTTATCCTTGATCAGTTAAGAAATCCTTATGAATTAACTGTAAAAAATAATGAGGTTTTAAATTATTTATTTTTAGCAGGATTTTTGCTATTAGGATTGTCTGTAATTATATTTGCACAATTTATAGCTCCAAAAAAATGAAGGGAAGAAGGTTGATTATATGAAAAATCATATTAA
- a CDS encoding prolipoprotein diacylglyceryl transferase — protein MFYSWIQKDNWKEATEWWTVRDDYGIIHVYALTMTLGVIFAVGISAIKLYRRGVSLTELWIGAAIIVPVSLIGASFFGKLNAAGYGQNNSGFFGLFAFWNGGMAIHGGVYVGTLAGLIIFYFLGRRTKVSLWVYTDCIIPNILIGQGIGRWGNFFNHEIFGKPLAEWNSKSTTLNWLPQVIRRNMVWTYSGKDGETLNGLVLENGKDYIMSPIFLYESMSLIAAWLIITFIIPNIGKWFGKKPWKQETSFTGLSNYEAWKLSKFNIWKREVYANHHKKEIELYKTEITKIDDKNYIKRKWKQGKLLSECNNPENYTLIRSGVQAGAYFFAWNLVRFILEVGRPDDHLFLMYQRTLSLTIIGLSMFFGLLVAIMAQFVFPYLFRTTGFIYEQEYFYLDHENNKEFKKEIETKKIEKNKIKEEKARQKLKEKLEKK, from the coding sequence ATGTTTTATAGCTGAATACAAAAGGACAATTGAAAAGAAGCTACAGAATGATGAACTGTCAGAGATGATTATGGAATTATTCATGTTTATGCACTAACAATGACTTTAGGAGTTATTTTTGCTGTCGGTATTTCTGCAATAAAACTTTATAGAAGAGGAGTTTCACTTACTGAATTATGAATTGGAGCAGCTATAATTGTTCCAGTATCTTTAATAGGAGCAAGTTTTTTTGGTAAGTTAAATGCGGCAGGTTATGGTCAAAATAACTCTGGTTTTTTTGGGCTATTTGCTTTCTGAAATGGTGGTATGGCAATTCATGGTGGAGTTTATGTTGGAACTTTGGCAGGATTAATAATATTTTATTTTTTAGGTAGAAGAACAAAAGTATCATTGTGGGTTTATACTGATTGCATAATTCCAAATATTCTTATTGGTCAAGGAATTGGAAGATGAGGAAATTTCTTTAATCATGAAATATTTGGTAAACCATTAGCAGAATGGAATTCAAAATCTACTACTTTAAATTGATTGCCACAAGTAATTAGAAGAAATATGGTTTGAACTTATTCTGGAAAAGATGGCGAAACTTTAAACGGTTTAGTACTTGAAAATGGTAAAGATTATATTATGTCTCCAATATTTTTATATGAGTCAATGAGTTTAATAGCAGCATGATTAATAATAACTTTTATAATTCCTAATATTGGTAAATGATTTGGAAAAAAACCTTGAAAACAAGAAACATCATTTACAGGACTTTCTAACTATGAAGCTTGAAAACTTTCTAAATTTAATATTTGAAAAAGAGAAGTATATGCAAATCATCATAAAAAAGAAATTGAATTATATAAAACAGAAATAACTAAAATTGATGATAAAAATTATATTAAAAGAAAATGAAAACAAGGAAAACTTTTATCCGAATGTAACAACCCCGAAAACTATACTTTAATTAGATCGGGGGTGCAAGCAGGAGCATATTTCTTTGCATGAAACTTGGTAAGATTCATTTTAGAAGTAGGAAGACCAGATGATCATTTATTCTTAATGTATCAAAGAACTTTATCTTTAACCATAATTGGTTTATCAATGTTCTTTGGTTTATTAGTAGCAATAATGGCGCAATTTGTTTTTCCATATTTATTTAGAACTACAGGTTTTATATATGAACAAGAATATTTCTACTTAGACCATGAAAATAATAAGGAGTTTAAAAAGGAAATAGAAACAAAGAAAATAGAGAAAAACAAGATTAAAGAAGAAAAAGCAAGACAAAAATTAAAAGAAAAATTAGAAAAAAAATAG